In Periophthalmus magnuspinnatus isolate fPerMag1 chromosome 9, fPerMag1.2.pri, whole genome shotgun sequence, the sequence TGTATAGTAGATTTGCTTTAGAAGTTTAATGTCAGCTAAGtcgaaaataaaataatgataactGTCCATTCTATCAATACCAATAAAATGTTATTAGACTGTACAACATAATGCATAAGAGACATTACGGATCGACATGATGCACGTTACATGAGATGGTTCAATTGGCCCTTATCACTTTTACCACTTAGATCACAGAGATTGATCTAATGACGTATTTTCACTATCTCTTGACTTTTGCAAGTTTAAGAGCTCCATCTGCCTCGTCTGCAAAGTGCAGACATTATAAAAAATCACTGTCATGCTGACaataacagaataaatataTGATCAGAGAATGGAAAAAACAGTGGCTCTTTCTGTTTCTAGTACAGTAGCCTGCCGCTGCCGCTTTGACAGCTACTGTCGCTGCAACGCCGAGCTAGCCCCGTGCCAGCTATGATCCCCGCACAAAGACTCTGCTACAGCGCGAACAAAAGAAGGATGTAACGTTTGCATGCGTGCATTCAGAcctgcataaatatttaaaaataggcATGCagcttaaataataaaaacaagtgtAGTTAATGTGTTGCAACGCCGTTGCCACTCGAAAAGCCAGCTGTCAAGCTAACTAAAGGACTAGCCAAAGCTCTATTCAACTGTAACGGAGATGGAGCGTCTGAACAAAAAAAGCTTATTTCGGATGAATTTTGACATCTTTGTGAGACTGTCTGTGAAATGCACAATTTAGTGTGTTATACGTTTAGCAAAATTACAACAATTAAGAATCTTTAAAAGTACCTTAGTTTCTGATTGTTTCTCCCTCCAATCTCAGCTTCCCTTCCCCCGTCCTGTGGCCACGGTAATTTCGAGTGCATCCTGGGAATTGTAGTTCACTGCACAGCTTTTGGATCATTACGTCATGGTTagtcttctttcctcctcctcctcctcctcctctctctgtctctttctctctctctctctctctctctctctctctctctctccttcccatCTTACAACATTACAGTCTGTCTATAGCTATGATGTCAGTCTTAAATTGTATAAAAGCCTGAACAATCGTATTAAGGGGCATTCAATATTACAGACGTTAAAGAGTAGCCTGCACATGCAAGATATAGCCTCGGTGATTTGCAGTTTATTTAGACCTATATGAAGGCCGTTTAGAAGTGCATGGCCGTTTGTGTGATTAAttctttcccccttttttttacattttgtttaaatagtTTAGATTTAAGATATCCTCTGCGATTTAAGAGATTTAGAAGCAGAGACAGACCATTAAATATATTAGTCTAATCAgttgaaaagaacaaaatattatcCTCAACTTTTACCTGTAAGCAACTTAAATAAGATATGCATGCTTAACCGCATATAGATAGGCtattgtttttataatgtaGCCTATATATTATTGAATTAGGCAGTGATCCAAACAAATTAGACTTGGAGATAActtaagatatattttgtttgtttaccttTTCTGATCATCAAACATGTTATTTCTAGATAATTCTTGATCCCACAATGTTCTTACTCTTGAATACACAAACAATATGCAGCTCTCCAAACATATGCATGTTCAGATTTAAAGCAGATGTCTGTCATTAGCATTTGTTGAACCATTTAACACAACAGAAAACTGTGGTTGCTGAAAAATGGGTAAGGACACTAAACGGGTATTAAATACATCTGAATAACAATGAATCATTTCTAAGATGTCCAGCAAAGGAAACACTTTTTGGCTGTAATGTAACAATAGCTTGCAACAGATTTAGGGctatttaaaatatacaaattatgaGTGTTAACAACACCAAACATGTGGATCGTTGCAGAAGTGCTAATAGGCCACTGGGGACACATTTCTGTCTATATTAACTTTAAAATGCTTTGGAATGTGACTcttgatttcatttttttaaactgatgATTGTTTCCATAACCTTGTTCAAATGACCTAATTAAagctttgtttgtatttataaacacaaataagaaGATATGCACCCAAAAAATGTATAGCCATCAAATCATGAAatattttattctatattttgAATTATAGTAATCCAGGTTCAATAAATAGAACAGTGAAATACAGTAAAAGAGGCGAGGGGCCTGATCTGATACTTTAGCATTTTAACTGTAAATTCTGGGCCAGTGttattttactttagtttgttAAAGGACAGAAGAGCttttatgtgcatttatatgttGTCACATTATGTCTTGTGTCAGCAGGCGGCAGGAGCCATGTCCATAGAAACATTGGTGGCCATCCTTTGTCGAAGGTGATTGGCAAACTCCATCTGCGTCTGCGAGAGCACTTTATTTATGATAGTCTTCGGGATCCAGCCCTGGTAGAGAAAAAGTGACAGGGTGAGTAATGATTTTTagttatatataattatttgaaacatttcattctaaatgttttatttgacatCATTACttatattatataatttttatgcaagtattttacatttttgcatacATTTCCAAGAGGATTATTAATATTGATTAATGtatgtataatgtatatttaaaaaaatctaataatttATATTGTGAGCAAAAGATTtccattgttttttttcaattgaaTCATAAAACTTTGATTGTTTTTGCGATTTTTTTAACCTATTTTTATACAGCCTGCAAACTGTCATTTAAATACGTACCTTTAGATCTAGACTTAATAACCAGGTAAACTtggttttattaaaatcatcGGCACAGGGCTTCAGAACTATACAGGTGGGCCCATTCTCCGctctgaacaaacaaacaaacaagcaattGTGACAAGTCTCAGACTCTCAGtagatatattattattactactataaaGCTAAAAGCCTTGAAGTCCTCTTGCCCCATCTCACCTAACTACCCCCCTCTGCTCTGGCATGTTGGGATGCTGGGTGGACATTCCGGCCAGGAAACAGGTGGAGCCTCTGCGTTTTGCACACCGCACACTCACAAAGTCCCGGGGCCCAACCACATTACCAGGGGTCTCAGCTGAAACCTCATGGGTGACCATTGTGTCCTGTCCGATCTTTTGAAGTATCTGTAGATGTGGTATACATTTATGTTgttaaaaatttactttttgcttCTAAAGCCATTAAAGTGGTTACACTACTTTATTCTTTTGtcaaagtagtagtattttacTTTACAGAGTGGGAGTTAATATTTAAAGCAGAATGAAAGCTATTGTAGAAGTCAGTGCATTTTAAACTCAACTAAAAGACAAATGTGCTTACCTTGACCTGTTTGACATTTGGATTCCAGTCTCCCATCTGCTCCATGTTACCCACTAACTCCTCGTACAGACTGTCCAGAGGCTGCTCCAGCATCACCTCCAATTTGAACACTTTCCCGATGTCTGGCAGAACCTTACTCAGAACCTTGTCTCCATTCGCCTAAACAATAAGGAAAAAGGTACAGCCAGTATTCAGTCATGCATTGGTTCACAACTTTGGCTCAGTATCCGGTGGACATTATAACAAATTTAATGGCATAACAATACACTCACAATATTGGAATAATTAGACTTGTTTTATTGTCTGTACTCACGGCCACAGTTTCAACAGTCCAGTCCTCTTGATCACTGAGGATGCTAACAGCTTTATTCAGGGCATCCTCTCCTTGTTTAACATAAGACAGTTCTGTTTCATTGAATCCTTCTTGCTCAATAATCCTGGAACCTTGAtagaaaagtaaacattttattacttcAACATTTCTGTGTAATAAAGATATCATCTTCTAGGATCTCAAAGTTGTATGATTGAATTGGATCATCATAATCTAGTGCAAGTGATTGTAATTTGTTTAATGTGTAGTATATGAGTAATATTTTCTTTGCATAAATGGTGTTAAAGTTCCTAAAACGCATTACAATTTTTAGCCAGCACAGTAAGACAATTTGAACACTTACTGAGAAGGGAGCTTCGTCTTCGGATTTGGTTTATCCAGTTGCTTGGACCAGGACCAGCCAACCTGTTCAACTCATGGTGAATGGCAACCAGTGCATTTTTTCTTAATCCTATATTGGTCAGAAATAAACGAAACATCAACATAGTGCTACATATTTTTATGTAAGAAATACGTAACATCCAAAAAATCCAATTTACTCACCTGTCATGTTCCTCATATGCCTGTAGGAGATGCCAGCACACAGCTTGAAGGTTGCAGGcagcattttgttttataagatttCCTGGGAGCTTAAGTGAACTGGACTAAGGAACAATAAAAGTAAGTTGATTATAGTCTCCAAAACTGTACGAGTAATAACGTTGATAGAATAAAGTTAAAGAAGTGCCGCTAGTGTTTAGAGCAGAATGGACCAAAGCTTGTTTCTGAAGTCGAGTGAAGGTGTCTGTATATATAGAACCAAAAGCCACAAGGACACACGGTTATCATGGTGAAGATAAACACACATCACCTCACTGTCCCAACGGCTGTGGTGCCAAGGCCTCCACATGGACACGAGCTGCACGTATCTCTGATAACGTCCAGTGCCCAAAGCCCACTACATTTGACTCACAcacaaaaatgtcatttttattgtgTGGGATATTGGACAGTTTGGCTTGCACCAGAGAGAACACTGGAAGAGGTCCAAAATTACTCATCCACCTCTTCATGGTTCAAGACACATTGAACATACTAGAAGCAAAGGTGAAACTGTGTATCCGACTTGGCCTACTTTTATCAATGACTTTCTCAAATGTCGAAAAATCTGTGCTATTTAAAGGCTTCTTGTTTACCCAGAGCCCAATGCAGGAAAAGGAGTGCTCCAAAAATGTGTAATGCGCATTTATTATAGATAACAGGTTGGCCCACCAAGATGGTTTGTGCCCAGGGCCTAGAATTCTCTGTTACACCCCTGGTTTCTATCCCACTAATAAAAGCTAGATAGTTAtagacttttattttcttatatgATAAAAGTCTAAATTTTGTCTTCTAGTATAAACATGTGGATATAATTTTAAAgtgtatgttttaaaaaaaaatagatgaaaGATGATGTTGACAAATGTGTTGTCAGTAACAGatgttttcaaaacattttattttttcccgaACCATTACTTCACTATTATATAACGCAACAAAATGTACTATTCCAAGTATGACCAAGCAACTCAGATATTTTGACAACCTTGCTGACCAACTCCAAccaaaactcaaattatcttACAGTAATATTGCTTCAACTTGCTCTGCGTCAGACATGTGCCTAATGTCAACAGAGGCACCACCACACAAACTAGCAACTCATTTGATTAAtagagggatttttttttttactaagaaaataaaaataagatggTGTCCCAGAGCAAAAACTGTAGTCACCTTAACCTGCCAACCTTACATCCCTCTTCTTCTATGGCGCGAGTGATCTATCAGTTTATCTGGCCTTAAAAACAGGGACACACAGGTCGAGTGCTATCTCAGCCAATGCCGGAGCAGACAGAGGCAACGCAGTCATGTGTCTAGTCCATTCTGTTTCTCATTGATGGGACAATGGAGGAAAAGTGGGTCAAATCTCTGTCTCCCTGAATCACAAGAGAAgcattatgttttaatgagcACCACCATCCTGGGACAgactgcattattcatttgaCTGTCCAGGCTAAAGAGGAAATGTTTAGGTCCCAAACACATACAAATGTTGTAGTATACTGCTGACTACTAAATCTTATTAATATTGAAGGAAAATATAAACAGTTCATAATACAATTAAATCATAGATTTGTGAATctatataaatgaaaatgatattatattatttcaaATTAAAGTTCATAAACTAATTAACTGAGCTGCTAAGTTGAtattgtaaaatgttctattttataatgtttgtaACTTCCCATTTTTCATAATAAGATTTTGGCTcaagagtaaaaactaaacaatataTTGGAAATAACAAAAGACAAGCAACAGTGTGGAGTATTCAAACTATAGCACAGAATTTATTGGGACTTGAAGGACACAGTGGACGTGGCTTTCACATGCACTCAGCACTTTTCTGTACATCACATTAAACAAGAAAATTCCCCCTCTACAACTACATCCTCCTATATCTTCCCTTTACCACAAACTTTTAACATCATAAATCTGGGGTCTTCTGGTAGAAACAATAGAGGAACAACAAAGTGCTAATGTCTGTGTGGAAATTGGAGAGCATGCTTACAAGGAGGCACTTCAGTCTGATTTATATACTATAAATATACTCCTTTATCAAGTACTATGTAGAGAAAAAGAAACAGGCTTGTGTGTGAGATTGGTAAGGACAATTCAGTTACTGCATGGACCACTATAGTAGAAGATATattaaaataggaaaaaagACATTCGTAAATAGAGAAGAGTTGTAACTCTTGCTCTGTTTTAATTGGCTGTGTCGCTGTGAAAAGGCcacttctttgtgtgttttgtgtcttcctctttctctgcccACTAATATACACATGTTTATAAACACAATATTGTGGAATTCAATGTGAACTTCATATTTTGTAGATTCTATATGATTTTCCATTTGCACTAAGGAGCATTTCTTCACTCCATCTTTTTCATTTCAAccatattgtaaatataaatggtaatattataaaacaaatgaaaatgctGTGCAGTTTCAAGCCTGGATAAAGTCAAATTTAAATCAGTTTGCAATTCACtgcacacaacatacacaactaAATAAATCTTCTCaaataatgtaacttttccacagTATTGTAAATTATAAACATGTGTTTTACATACAACTTTTTTTCCAATTCCTGCAGCTATTAAATACCCTGTCTTCATTTGTAGTTGGACACTGCACAAGAGGAAGACCGATAAGTTTTGTGAGGCATTTTGAAGAACATccaaaaaaaagcaaatgtcTTATAGCATATAGTATATTATAGACACAAATATTTTGACAATGATGCAATGCAGCAGTTGTTCATAAATGGTGAAGGCatagggagagaaaaaagacacTTATTCTGAAAAGCTCTAAAAGTAACAGTAGAAAAAAACGGCTTGTGTGACAATATCTATACAACAATgtgccttgaaaaaaaaaatgacattagtttttcaaaatgtgcaaCTTGTAAATTTGGCTGAGTGCATGTGCTCCTCTCCACTCCATGGGGCAGCAACTCTGCAGAAagtagagagaggaaaaaagcgAAACAGGAGATTTCTGTACAAACTTCACATATTGTCAAATATAAAGTGACGTGGTAAACCGAGAGACTTGTGTTGTATACAATGAtaactagggctgcacaatatttaGAAAATGTATCACAATCTTGGCTAATGCAACAGTACATGATATTAGTGGATAATTAGTTTGTCAATAACTAATTTAAacgtaaatgtggtaattttaCTATTTCTTTTAACTGAAACACATTTCCTTCATTATTTCTTTAGATTTTTGTCTAAATTTTGACTAGGCATTTGATTCAGCGctatatgtttttataatttaaagtgaaaTTGCAATTATAAGCATCCTGTATCAAGTGCAGTAAATACAGGTAGCAAATACCTAACTATTGCCatatttaaaattacaaataacCTTTTTCTACTATCATGGGGCCCTAATGTTACCATCAGTGGAATGAGGTATGCAGAAGCGCAAAGGGATACAGCTGTCCATACTTATACTTTCTCCATGCATCAATTCACAATAAACACAGTTCTCACAAATCTGTCAGTCATTATGTAGCCTACTGGGCTTAAAGCGTATGATATGTCTGCAGGCTCATATTTATATCTAGAAAACAGTTCCAGGATTTGACCTCTTTCATGTTTGTCCATGTTGATGACAAACCAAAAATTCATCAGCATTACAACAAAATCACACAACCAAAAACTGTCATCTTTGGCCTGAGTATATGCAGGGCAATGTACATCAATGTGCTGAGGTTGCCGAggtgatgtgtttgtgaatgtttCGGAGT encodes:
- the star gene encoding steroidogenic acute regulatory protein, mitochondrial; this encodes MLPATFKLCAGISYRHMRNMTGLRKNALVAIHHELNRLAGPGPSNWINQIRRRSSLLSSRIIEQEGFNETELSYVKQGEDALNKAVSILSDQEDWTVETVAANGDKVLSKVLPDIGKVFKLEVMLEQPLDSLYEELVGNMEQMGDWNPNVKQVKILQKIGQDTMVTHEVSAETPGNVVGPRDFVSVRCAKRRGSTCFLAGMSTQHPNMPEQRGVVRAENGPTCIVLKPCADDFNKTKFTWLLSLDLKGWIPKTIINKVLSQTQMEFANHLRQRMATNVSMDMAPAAC